A DNA window from Patagioenas fasciata isolate bPatFas1 chromosome 1, bPatFas1.hap1, whole genome shotgun sequence contains the following coding sequences:
- the GNPTAB gene encoding N-acetylglucosamine-1-phosphotransferase subunits alpha/beta isoform X2 has translation MLLKLLQRQTYTCLSHRYGPCLCLGGLVLMIVSALQFGEVVLEWSRDQYHVMFDSYRDNVAGKSFQNRLCLPMPIDVVYTWVNGTDVELIKELQQVREQMEEEQKIMREILGKNATEPTKKSERQLECLLTHCIKVPMLVLDPALPTNVTLKDLLSIHPALQAANNMFFVAKPKNPSTNVTVIVFDSPKDVEAAHSGMLKDNSKHIVWRGYLTTDKEVPGLVLMQDLAFLSGFPATFKETNQLRTKLPESLASKVKLLQLYSEASVALLQLNNPKGFQELSKQAKKNMTIDGKELTLNAAYLLWDLSSVSQSKQDEDISASRFEDNEELRYSLRSIERHAPWVRHIFIVTNGQIPSWLNLDNPRITIVTHQEIFQNVSHLPTFSSPAIESHIHRISGLSQKFIYLNDDVMFGKDVWPDDFYSHSKGQKVYLTWPVPNCAEGCPGSWIKDGYCDKACNNSACDWDGGDCTGNSGGSRYVAGGGAVGGIGNGPPWQFGAGISGVSYCNQGCANSWLADKFCDQACNVLSCGFDAGDCGQDHFEEMYKVTLQLNQTYYVIPKGECLPYFSFSEIAKKVTEGSYSDNPIIRHASVANKWKTIHLIMHSGMNATVIYFNLTFLNKNDEEFKMQIAVETDTREEPKLNTTFMQKSNSDFKMITSIPEAEMIFEDIPEEKRFPRVQRRRNDTKESLHEEVIIPSLNVSLLPEEVQLALKNLDLKLLNGDITLKGFNLSKAALVKPFQFLTTAKSVTGLEMRGVHNRSEDQKNHTNWQKPSRVVSDGKIKTRKADEEIPSRLTGTKGTVVTTNTNKPIYKVRPKFTLPAQSMGNKNETREKVLNALILRETQKSKHTGNLATGEDTQGVEEGKGHVQVDRNVMEGLVGRKLQSYAGSYQGFLPWEKKKYFQDLLDEEKSLLKQMSYFTDGKHFGRQLKDTFADSLRYVNKLLNSKFGFTSRKVPAHMPHMIDRTVMQELQDMFPEEFDKTSFHKVRHSEDMQFAFSYFYYLMSAVQPLNISQIFNEVDTDQSGILSDREIRTLATRIHELPLSLQDLTSLEQMLINCSKVLPANITQIHVIPPTQEAYYDPNLPPVTKNLVTNCKPVTDRIRKAYKDKNKYRFEIMGEEEIAFKMIRTNVSHVVGQLDDIRKNPRKFVCLNDNIDHNHKDAQTVKAVLRDFYESMFPIPSQFELPREYRNRFLHMHELQEWRAYRDKLKFWTHCVLVTLIVFTVISFFAEQVGALSNPFRGLMKRV, from the exons GCTTTGTTTACCCATGCCGATTGATGTGGTATACACCTGGGTGAATGGCACAGATGTTGAACTGATCAAAGAATTGCAACAGGTCAGAGAACAGAtggaggaagaacagaaaataatgag GGAAATCCTTGGAAAGAATGCAACAGAACCAACAAAGAAGAG TGAGAGGCAACTGGAGTGTTTACTGACACACTGCATCAAAGTGCCAATGCTTGTCCTGGATCCTGCGCTGCCTACCAACGTCACCCTGAAAGACCTGCTGTCCATTCATCCTGCTTTACAAGCTGCTAACAACATGTTCTTtgtagcaaaaccaaaaaatccttcTACCAACGTGACTGTAATTGTTTTTGATAGCCCTAAGGATG TTGAAGCTGCCCATTCTGGAATGTTAAAAGACAACAGCAAACACATAGTATGGAGAGGTTACTTG aCTACAGACAAAGAAGTTCCAGGTCTAGTATTAATGCAAGACTTGGCCTTCCTTAGTGGATTTCCAGCTACATTCAAAGAAACAAATCAGCTACGAACAAAACTACCGGAGAGCCTGGCCTCTAAAGTAAAACTG TTGCAGCTCTATTCAGAAGCCAGCGTGGCTCTCTTGCAACTGAATAACCCTAAAGGTTTCCAAGAACTgagcaagcaagcaaaaaagaACATGACTATAGATGGAAAAGAACTGACGCTTAATGCTGCTTATTTACTGTGGGACCTCAGCTCTGTTAGTCAG tctAAACAAGATGAAGATATTTCTGCCAGCCGTTTTGAAGATAACGAAGAGCTGAGATACTCATTACGATCAATAGAGAGGCATGCTCCTTGGGTACGACATATTTTCATTGTCACTAATGGGCAGATTCCTTCCTGGCTTAACCTGGATAATCCTCGGATAACCATAGTGACACATCAG GAAATATTTCAGAATGTGAGTCACTTGCCTACCTTCAGTTCACCAGCTATTGAAAGTCACATTCATCGTATTAGTGGCCTCTCTCAGAAGTTTATCTATCTCAATGATGATGTTATGTTTGGGAAGGATGTTTGGCCTGATGATTTTTACAGTCACTCTAAAGGTCAAAAG GTTTACTTGACTTGGCCTGTGCCAAACTGTGCTGAGGGTTGTCCGGGCTCATGGATTAAAGATGGTTACTGTGATAAAGCCTGTAATAACTCAGCATGTGATTGGGATGGAGGTGATTGCACTG GTAACAGTGGGGGTAGTCGCTATGTTGCTGGTGGAGGTGCAGTTGGAGGTATTGGGAATGGACCACCATGGCAATTTGGAGCAGGAATAAGTGGTGTTTCATACTGTAACCAAGGCTGTGCTAATTCCTGGCTAGCAGACAAATTCTGTGATCAGGCCTGCAATGTCCTCTCCTGTGGATTTGATGCTGGTGACTGTGGCCAGG ATCATTTTGAGGAGATGTACAAGGTGACGCTTCAGCTTAATCAGACCTACTATGTTATTCCCAAAGGTGAATGTCTGCCCTACTTCAGCTTTAGCGAAATAGCCAAGAAAGTAACTGAGGGTTCGTATAGTGATAATCCAATTATCCGACATGCTTCAGTTGCTAACAAATGGAAGACTATCCACCTCATAATGCATAGTGGTATGAATGCAACTGTGATCTATTTTAACCTaacatttctaaataaaaatgatgaagaatttaaaatgcagataGCTGTTGAAACTGATACTAGAGAggaaccaaaactgaacacaacttTCATGCAAAAATCCAACTCTGATTTTAAAATGATAACTTCGATACCGGAAGCTGAAATGATATTTGAAGATATTCCTGAAGAAAAACGCTTTCCAAGAGTCCAGAGGCGTCGAAATGACACAAAAGAAAGTCTACATGAAGAGGTGATAATACCATCACTAAACGTGTCTCTCCTTCCTGAAGAAGTTCAGCTAGCACTGAAGAACTTGGACTTAAAACTGCTCAATGGTGATATAACTCTGAAAGGCTTTAACCTGTCCAAGGCTGCTCTTGTGAAACCTTTCCAGTTCTTAACTACAGCAAAGAGCGTTACAGGCCTGGAAATGAGGGGCGTGCATAATCGTTCAGAAGATCAGAAGAACCATACCAACTGGCAGAAGCCTTCTAGGGTTGTAAGTgatggcaaaataaaaacaagaaaagcagATGAAGAAATTCCTTCAAGGCTTACAGGAACAAAGGGGACTGTTGTGACAACAAACACAAATAAACCTATTTATAAAGTAAGGCCTAAATTCACACTTCCAGCCCAGAGCatgggaaataaaaatgaaactcgAGAAAAAGTACTGAATGCACTCATATTAAGGGAAACCCAGAAATCAAAACATACTGGGAATTTAGCTACTGGAGAAGACACACAGGGagtggaagaaggaaaagggcATGTGCAGGTGGACAGAAATGTTATGGAGGGACTAGTGGGAAGAAAATTACAGTCGTATGCTGGAAGTTACCAAGGCTTTTTGCCATGGGAGAAAAAGAAGTATTTCCAGGACCTTCTTGAT GAGGAAAAGTCATTACTCAAACAAATGTCATACTTCACTGATGGTAAACATTTTGGGAGGCAATTGAAAGATACATTTGCCGATTCTCTTCGATATGTTAATAAGCTTTTAAACAGCAAATTTGGATTTACATCTCGGAAAGTCCCTGCACATATGCCTCATATGATTGACCGCACTGTTATGCAAGAGCTACAGGATAT GTTTCCTGAGGAGTTTGACAAGACATCATTTCACAAAGTGCGGCACTCAGAAGATATGCagtttgctttttcttatttCTACTATCTTATGAGTGCAGTCCAGCCTCTGAACATTTCTCAGATCTTCAATGAGGTTGATACGGACCAGTCAGGCATTTTGTCTGACCGAGAGATTCGCACGTTGGCCACGAGAATCCACGAACTACCATTGAGTTTGCAG GATTTGACAAGTCTAGAACAAATGCTAATAAATTGCTCCAAAGTTCTTCCTGCCAACATCACTCAGATCCATGTCATTCCACCAACTCAGGAAGCCTATTATGATCCCAATCTG CCTCCAGTAACAAAAAACCTAGTGACTAACTGCAAACCTGTGACTGACAGAATTCGTAAGGCATACAAGGACAAAAACAAATACAG GTTTGAAATAATGGGAGAAGAGGAAATTGCCTTCAAAATGATTCGGACAAATGTTTCTCATGTAGTTGGTCAGCTGGATGACATACGAAAAAATCCCAG AAAATTTGTTTGTCTAAATGACAATATTGATCACAATCACAAGGATGCTCAGACAGTGAAAGCAGTGCTTAGGGATTTTTATGAATCAATGTTTCCCATACCTTCCCAATTTGAACTCCCTAGAGAATATCGGAATCGTTTCCTTCACATGCATGAACTCCAAGAATG GAGGGCATATAGAGACAAGCTCAAATTCTGGACCCATTGTGTGCTAGTAACACTTATTGTATTTACAGTCATCTCGTTTTTTGCTGAACAG GTTGGGGCCTTAAGTAACCCTTTCCGTGGTCTGATGAAGAGGGTGTAA